A region of the Pseudovibrio brasiliensis genome:
TTTGTAAGGCAAATGGCGATTTTTCGAATTTTGCCCGTTTTTTATCTTCGTAGGGTGTTTTTTATGTCTGGCATCGCAATTGATTCTGATAGCTCCAATTTGTCTCCAGCCCAGCTGGTTCGGGAGCAAGCCGATATGTTATCTGCTCAGTTGAGTGCAATTAGAGAGATAAACTATCCCCCCTCCTCCCAAAAGACCATGAGAGTGTTTAATCCTCAAGAAGCCGCAAAGTTACTTGGCATTAGTGGCTCTACCCTCAGAGGGATTGAAGAAGATAAGTTTAGAGAATTTCGGAGAGATGAGCGTAATAATCGGACCTATTCACTTGAGAACCTTTGGGAAGTCCGAAAAATTCTCTCAGAGAGCGGCACAGCATCGAAGTGGCGTAAGCTGCTGCCTACTCGGAGTAATGGTGAAAAGCTGCAGGTGCTTTGCGTAGCTAACTTTAAAGGCGGATCTGCAAAGACGACTTCAGCGACACACTTGAGCCAGTATCTCGCCCTTCAAGGGCTTCGTGTTCTGGTGATTGATTTAGATCCTCAAGCTTCACTGTCATCCATGTTTGGACTGCAACCGGACTTAGATCTTGAACAGAATGCAACGCTATATGCCGCAATCAGATATGATGATGAGCGAGTGCCTATTAGATCGGTCATTCGCAAAACCTATTTTCATAATCTTGATTTGATACCGGCAAACTTGGAGTTGATGGAGTATGAGCATCAGACTCCATCGGCCATATCAAGTGGGGCTGCTTCAGGAGATGAGATATTCTTCAGAAGCATTCACAATGCTGTTCAAGATGTAGCCGATGATTATGATGTTGTTATCTTCGATGCCCCTCCTCAGTTGGGTTACCTAACTCTTGGCGCACTTTTCGCTGCGACGGGTGTTTTGGTAACCGTTCATCCAGCTATGCTGGATGTTTCCAGTATGAACCAGTTCTTGAATATGCTTGCAGATCTCATGCAGGTTATCGAGGAGAATGGGGGAGAGATGGATCTTGATTTCTTCAGATATCTACTCACTCGGCACAATCCAAACGACAACCCGCAAATAAGATGTGCTGCGCTATTGCGTAGTCTCTTTCCTGACAATGTTCTTCGCAACGCTGTAGTGGAGTCCACTGCTATTGCTAATGCTGGACTGGAGAACAAGAGCATCTACGAAATTGAAAGAGGTGCCGTTGGCCGTCAGACACTGGAAAGAGGGCTTGAGAGTGTAAATGCAGTCAACAATGAAATGTTCGACCTGATTAAAGCAGCGTGGGGCCGAGATGACTAATAACAAAGTTCAAAAGCGAAACTCATTGGTTGATCAAATGTTTGGAAAGCCACTTGATAAGAAGG
Encoded here:
- the repA gene encoding plasmid partitioning protein RepA, encoding MSGIAIDSDSSNLSPAQLVREQADMLSAQLSAIREINYPPSSQKTMRVFNPQEAAKLLGISGSTLRGIEEDKFREFRRDERNNRTYSLENLWEVRKILSESGTASKWRKLLPTRSNGEKLQVLCVANFKGGSAKTTSATHLSQYLALQGLRVLVIDLDPQASLSSMFGLQPDLDLEQNATLYAAIRYDDERVPIRSVIRKTYFHNLDLIPANLELMEYEHQTPSAISSGAASGDEIFFRSIHNAVQDVADDYDVVIFDAPPQLGYLTLGALFAATGVLVTVHPAMLDVSSMNQFLNMLADLMQVIEENGGEMDLDFFRYLLTRHNPNDNPQIRCAALLRSLFPDNVLRNAVVESTAIANAGLENKSIYEIERGAVGRQTLERGLESVNAVNNEMFDLIKAAWGRDD